A window of the Erpetoichthys calabaricus chromosome 10, fErpCal1.3, whole genome shotgun sequence genome harbors these coding sequences:
- the tmem132a gene encoding transmembrane protein 132A isoform X1 has product MEMEFAEPPARWLVRNVLAFGFLCGSILGAGPTELILAFPARMSVSKPWDFLSVVQLGQDAQGNSSLRSRSEHMLLQQPSGSSRLPVVQAAFGPFTVKKELNPSLFPSAPFLHASILGGPEMVVTEIHPWVRVLFHWSGIREWRNESREQGMPCVTLHAFKETRELRATCHLQHPLGACVSSLTLPDSWFLPDGASVATGQKVELYYRATKLAMTSPTCVDAALHPSQSELFYVGYVKLQRKEPTATPDTRQADAGRLKRWGGEKEELAVDTNVVIRSPQGPLKLGRPITVSILLRGNFTADLVVIRAKLKKGLSVVSVSPPISPHTWSISVEKMMGSKHHTTSVICRRAQGAQLKDEHSSTSLMEVAQLSLHSENFTGIAVTRRISWQVEYPGRNPLGNMEGGALTQITLTHKEVLAIVPIAESLSLVNTAVLTGQAVSVPVTVLAVEQDGTVSDITHSVNCRSANEDVLKVSGNCASIYVNGEESAQGATAAVVEFYLESLRNTLTLSVWVPRIPLTIQLSDPHLSQIKPWKVHHLDRGCSLQYQRSSVQVLAQFAAILPEEEGGQLAFMLDADDWFVDVTEMVRDWLKTENPRIAKINKAGILIGQEPGVTSIQVVSSLWDTVIAQHQVTVTADKVTLGDLSVQLISGLVLSVKPSPGHNGVVTAAVSALQHLHMFGQEAVLRVWLQFSDDTVVPLEIFDTESYSLQLSSLAEGVISLEYSDERNREDEEAMPRAVARGEGGGPLIKAELNDGTMSCHKAKSSGRKKLGTLAAGSGWVRVNFDLSGQNDQRQEATVEDLEMDFLELHEEHYDEDKDDEVAEFLFGREEGAAIQDNAAASKASLEFENDSLLRLTEEDQLFGEQVDAEGQLNSKWEDDNLQRLGKLSDFEIGMYALLAVFCLGITVFFVNCIMFVLRYHRKGPFEVKEQPMGQGNLKSPHNWVWMGTDWEELGRQADLADLANQKKGKSPIKSEVIKEEEEDGGLHIVPSLLNTEKHLCGDAEEYSAVTASLLGLKATDESATEEETRADHVCEGVTHSHFPPFTENSKRQAGSILVASEEDIRWLCQDMGISQQAELENYMAKIKLSSEKLG; this is encoded by the exons CAGGTCCCACTGAGTTGATCCTCGCCTTCCCCGCTCGCATGTCCGTTTCAAAGCCCTGGGATTTCTTGTCAGTGGTACAGCTTGGCCAAGATGCACAGGGAAACTCCAGCCTCCGCAGTCGCTCCGAGCACATGCTACTTCAGCAACCATCTGGTTCTTCCAGACTTCCTGTTGTCCAGGCTGCCTTTGGTCCTTTCACTGTAAAGAAG GAACTGAATCCATCCCTGTTTCCTTCAGCTCCTTTCTTGCATGCATCTATTTTGGGAGGACCTGAGATGGTGGTGACGGAGATTCACCCCTGGGTTCGCGTTTTATTCCACTGGAGTGGGATCAGGGAGTGGAGAAATGAGTCGAGAGAGCAGGGAATGCCATGCGTCACCCTGCACGCCTTCAAAGAGACCCGTGAACTGAGGGCCACATGTCATCTCCAG CATCCTTTGGGAGCCTGTGTGTCATCTCTCACCCTTCCAGACTCTTGGTTCCTTCCAGATGGTGCCAGTGTGGCCACAGGACAAAAAGTCGAGCTGTACTACAGAGCCACCAAGTTAGCCATGACTTCCCCAACTTGTGTTGATGCTGCCTTGCACCCTTCCCAAAGTGAGTTGTTCTATGTCGGATATGTCAAGCTGCAGAGGAAGGAGCCCACTGCAACTCCGGACACACGACAGGCAGACGCTGGCAGGCTGAAAAGGTGGGGAGGAGAAAAGGAGGAGCTGGCAGTGGATACCAACGTTGTGATCCGTTCTCCACAAGGGCCGCTCAAGCTGGGACGACCTATTACGGTTTCCATTCTCCTCCGTGGGAACTTTACAGCAGACTTAGTGGTTATCAG GGCAAAGCTGAAGAAGGGGCTCAGCGTAGTATCCGTGAGCCCACCCATCAGTCCTCACACGTGGTCAATCAGTGTGGAGAAAATGATGGGCTCCAAACATCACACTACGTCTGTGATTTGTCGCAGGGCACAGGGTGCTCAGCTCAAAGATGAGCACAG CTCCACGTCCTTAATGGAGGTAGCTCAGCTGTCTCTACACTCGGAAAATTTTACCGGCATAGCTGTGACCCGGCGGATATCATGGCAGGTGGAGTACCCAGGCAGAAACCCACTTGGCAACATGGaaggtggagcactgactcagatcACGCTCACTCACAAGGAAGTGCTGGCCATTGTCCCCATAGCCGAG AGCCTTTCACTGGTGAACACCGCAGTGCTTACTGGCCAGGCTGTTTCAGTTCCAGTTACCGTTCTTGCGGTTGAACAGGATGGGACGGTATCTGACATCACTCACTCTGTCAACTGTCGTTCAGCCAACGAGGATGTCCTAAAG GTTTCGGGGAACTGTGCTTCCATTTATGTGAATGGAGAGGAGTCAGCCCAGGGTGCTACAGCAGCGGTGGTAGAGTTTTACCTGGAGAGCCTTCGCAATACCCTGACCCTTTCAGTGTGGGTACCAAGGATCCCTCTTACCATTCAGCTATCGGACCCTCATCTCAGTCAGATAAAGCCGTGGAAGGTCCATCACCTAGACCGAGG ATGCTCCCTGCAGTACCAGCGCTCTTCTGTTCAAGTTCTGGCCCAGTTTGCTGCTATTCTTCCAGAAGAGGAAGGCGGCCAGTTAGCTTTCATGTTGGATGCCGATGACTGGTTTGTGGATGTTACCGAGATGGTGAGGGACTGGCTGAAAACCGAGAACCCTAGGATAGCAAAGATAAACAAGGCTGGGATCCTGATTGGACAAGAGCCTGGAGTGACATCAATACAG GTTGTCTCCTCCCTCTGGGACACGGTCATAGCTCAGCATCAGGTGACCGTGACAGCTGATAAGGTGACTTTAGGTGACCTCTCAGTCCAGCTGATCTCTGGCCTGGTGCTGTCTGTGAAGCCTAGCCCAGGTCACAATGGCGTGGTGACTGCCGCAGTTAGTGCTCTGCAGCACCTACACATGTTTGGCCAG GAGGCAGTGCTCAGAGTCTGGCTTCAGTTCAGCGATGACACAGTTGTGCCCCTTGAGATATTTGACACAGAAAGTTACTCCTTACAGCTCTCATCACTCGCTGAAGGTGTAATCAGCTTGGAGTATAGTGATGAACGAAATCGGGAAGATGAGGAAGCCATGCCCCGGGCTGTGGCCCGTGGGGAGGGAGGTGGACCATTAATCAAAGCAGAACTAAATGATGGAACCATGAGCTGCCATAAAGCAAAGTCATCAGGTCGCAAGAAGTTGGGAACTCTGGCTGCTGGGTCAGGCTGGGTGAGGGTCAACTTTGATTTATCTGGGCAGAATGACCAGAGGCAGGAGGCTACAGTGGAAGATCTGGAGATGGACTTTTTGGAGCTCCATGAGGAGCATTATGATGAAGATAAGGACGATGAGGTGGCAGAATTTTTGTTTGGCCGTGAAGAAGGTGCTGCCATCCAAGACAATGCCGCTGCTTCCAAGGCCAGCTTGGAGTTTGAGAACGACTCTCTGCTCCGTCTGACTGAGGAAGACCAGCTCTTTGGAGAACAGGTGGATGCAGAGGGCCAGCTCAATTCCAAGTGGGAGGACGACAATTTGCAAAGACTGGGAAAGCTCTCTGACTTTGAGATCGGAATGTACGCCCTACTGGCAGTCTTCTGTCTGGGCATCACAGTCTTCTTTGTAAATTGCATTATGTTTGTGCTACGGTATCACAGAAAGGGCCCTTTTGAGGTCAAAGAGCAGCCAATGGGACAAGGAAACCTCAAAAGTCCCCACAACTGGGTCTGGATGGGTACAGACTGGGAAGAGCTGGGTCGCCAGGCAGATCTGGCGGACCTCGCCAATCAGAAGAAAGGCAAGTCCCCGATCAAGTCCGAAGTAAtcaaggaagaggaggaggatggcGGCCTTCACATTGTGCCAAGCCTCTTAAACACGGAGAAACATCTTTGTGGCGACGCTGAGGAGTACTCTGCTGTGACGGCAAGTCTTCTAGGCCTAAAGGCCACCGATGAGAGTGCCACAGAGGAGGAAACGAGGGCTGACCACGTTTGCGAGGGTGTAACGCACAGCCACTTCCCTCCGTTCACTGAAAACTCCAAGCGCCAGGCGGGGTCCATCTTGGTAGCCTCAGAAGAGGATATTCGATGGCTGTGCCAAGACATGGGCATCAGTCAGCAGGCAGAGCTGGAAAACTACATGGCCAAAATAAAGCTGAGCTCTGAGAAGCTTGGCTAG
- the tmem132a gene encoding transmembrane protein 132A isoform X2, giving the protein MEMEFAEPPARWLVRNVLAFGFLCGSILGGPTELILAFPARMSVSKPWDFLSVVQLGQDAQGNSSLRSRSEHMLLQQPSGSSRLPVVQAAFGPFTVKKELNPSLFPSAPFLHASILGGPEMVVTEIHPWVRVLFHWSGIREWRNESREQGMPCVTLHAFKETRELRATCHLQHPLGACVSSLTLPDSWFLPDGASVATGQKVELYYRATKLAMTSPTCVDAALHPSQSELFYVGYVKLQRKEPTATPDTRQADAGRLKRWGGEKEELAVDTNVVIRSPQGPLKLGRPITVSILLRGNFTADLVVIRAKLKKGLSVVSVSPPISPHTWSISVEKMMGSKHHTTSVICRRAQGAQLKDEHSSTSLMEVAQLSLHSENFTGIAVTRRISWQVEYPGRNPLGNMEGGALTQITLTHKEVLAIVPIAESLSLVNTAVLTGQAVSVPVTVLAVEQDGTVSDITHSVNCRSANEDVLKVSGNCASIYVNGEESAQGATAAVVEFYLESLRNTLTLSVWVPRIPLTIQLSDPHLSQIKPWKVHHLDRGCSLQYQRSSVQVLAQFAAILPEEEGGQLAFMLDADDWFVDVTEMVRDWLKTENPRIAKINKAGILIGQEPGVTSIQVVSSLWDTVIAQHQVTVTADKVTLGDLSVQLISGLVLSVKPSPGHNGVVTAAVSALQHLHMFGQEAVLRVWLQFSDDTVVPLEIFDTESYSLQLSSLAEGVISLEYSDERNREDEEAMPRAVARGEGGGPLIKAELNDGTMSCHKAKSSGRKKLGTLAAGSGWVRVNFDLSGQNDQRQEATVEDLEMDFLELHEEHYDEDKDDEVAEFLFGREEGAAIQDNAAASKASLEFENDSLLRLTEEDQLFGEQVDAEGQLNSKWEDDNLQRLGKLSDFEIGMYALLAVFCLGITVFFVNCIMFVLRYHRKGPFEVKEQPMGQGNLKSPHNWVWMGTDWEELGRQADLADLANQKKGKSPIKSEVIKEEEEDGGLHIVPSLLNTEKHLCGDAEEYSAVTASLLGLKATDESATEEETRADHVCEGVTHSHFPPFTENSKRQAGSILVASEEDIRWLCQDMGISQQAELENYMAKIKLSSEKLG; this is encoded by the exons GTCCCACTGAGTTGATCCTCGCCTTCCCCGCTCGCATGTCCGTTTCAAAGCCCTGGGATTTCTTGTCAGTGGTACAGCTTGGCCAAGATGCACAGGGAAACTCCAGCCTCCGCAGTCGCTCCGAGCACATGCTACTTCAGCAACCATCTGGTTCTTCCAGACTTCCTGTTGTCCAGGCTGCCTTTGGTCCTTTCACTGTAAAGAAG GAACTGAATCCATCCCTGTTTCCTTCAGCTCCTTTCTTGCATGCATCTATTTTGGGAGGACCTGAGATGGTGGTGACGGAGATTCACCCCTGGGTTCGCGTTTTATTCCACTGGAGTGGGATCAGGGAGTGGAGAAATGAGTCGAGAGAGCAGGGAATGCCATGCGTCACCCTGCACGCCTTCAAAGAGACCCGTGAACTGAGGGCCACATGTCATCTCCAG CATCCTTTGGGAGCCTGTGTGTCATCTCTCACCCTTCCAGACTCTTGGTTCCTTCCAGATGGTGCCAGTGTGGCCACAGGACAAAAAGTCGAGCTGTACTACAGAGCCACCAAGTTAGCCATGACTTCCCCAACTTGTGTTGATGCTGCCTTGCACCCTTCCCAAAGTGAGTTGTTCTATGTCGGATATGTCAAGCTGCAGAGGAAGGAGCCCACTGCAACTCCGGACACACGACAGGCAGACGCTGGCAGGCTGAAAAGGTGGGGAGGAGAAAAGGAGGAGCTGGCAGTGGATACCAACGTTGTGATCCGTTCTCCACAAGGGCCGCTCAAGCTGGGACGACCTATTACGGTTTCCATTCTCCTCCGTGGGAACTTTACAGCAGACTTAGTGGTTATCAG GGCAAAGCTGAAGAAGGGGCTCAGCGTAGTATCCGTGAGCCCACCCATCAGTCCTCACACGTGGTCAATCAGTGTGGAGAAAATGATGGGCTCCAAACATCACACTACGTCTGTGATTTGTCGCAGGGCACAGGGTGCTCAGCTCAAAGATGAGCACAG CTCCACGTCCTTAATGGAGGTAGCTCAGCTGTCTCTACACTCGGAAAATTTTACCGGCATAGCTGTGACCCGGCGGATATCATGGCAGGTGGAGTACCCAGGCAGAAACCCACTTGGCAACATGGaaggtggagcactgactcagatcACGCTCACTCACAAGGAAGTGCTGGCCATTGTCCCCATAGCCGAG AGCCTTTCACTGGTGAACACCGCAGTGCTTACTGGCCAGGCTGTTTCAGTTCCAGTTACCGTTCTTGCGGTTGAACAGGATGGGACGGTATCTGACATCACTCACTCTGTCAACTGTCGTTCAGCCAACGAGGATGTCCTAAAG GTTTCGGGGAACTGTGCTTCCATTTATGTGAATGGAGAGGAGTCAGCCCAGGGTGCTACAGCAGCGGTGGTAGAGTTTTACCTGGAGAGCCTTCGCAATACCCTGACCCTTTCAGTGTGGGTACCAAGGATCCCTCTTACCATTCAGCTATCGGACCCTCATCTCAGTCAGATAAAGCCGTGGAAGGTCCATCACCTAGACCGAGG ATGCTCCCTGCAGTACCAGCGCTCTTCTGTTCAAGTTCTGGCCCAGTTTGCTGCTATTCTTCCAGAAGAGGAAGGCGGCCAGTTAGCTTTCATGTTGGATGCCGATGACTGGTTTGTGGATGTTACCGAGATGGTGAGGGACTGGCTGAAAACCGAGAACCCTAGGATAGCAAAGATAAACAAGGCTGGGATCCTGATTGGACAAGAGCCTGGAGTGACATCAATACAG GTTGTCTCCTCCCTCTGGGACACGGTCATAGCTCAGCATCAGGTGACCGTGACAGCTGATAAGGTGACTTTAGGTGACCTCTCAGTCCAGCTGATCTCTGGCCTGGTGCTGTCTGTGAAGCCTAGCCCAGGTCACAATGGCGTGGTGACTGCCGCAGTTAGTGCTCTGCAGCACCTACACATGTTTGGCCAG GAGGCAGTGCTCAGAGTCTGGCTTCAGTTCAGCGATGACACAGTTGTGCCCCTTGAGATATTTGACACAGAAAGTTACTCCTTACAGCTCTCATCACTCGCTGAAGGTGTAATCAGCTTGGAGTATAGTGATGAACGAAATCGGGAAGATGAGGAAGCCATGCCCCGGGCTGTGGCCCGTGGGGAGGGAGGTGGACCATTAATCAAAGCAGAACTAAATGATGGAACCATGAGCTGCCATAAAGCAAAGTCATCAGGTCGCAAGAAGTTGGGAACTCTGGCTGCTGGGTCAGGCTGGGTGAGGGTCAACTTTGATTTATCTGGGCAGAATGACCAGAGGCAGGAGGCTACAGTGGAAGATCTGGAGATGGACTTTTTGGAGCTCCATGAGGAGCATTATGATGAAGATAAGGACGATGAGGTGGCAGAATTTTTGTTTGGCCGTGAAGAAGGTGCTGCCATCCAAGACAATGCCGCTGCTTCCAAGGCCAGCTTGGAGTTTGAGAACGACTCTCTGCTCCGTCTGACTGAGGAAGACCAGCTCTTTGGAGAACAGGTGGATGCAGAGGGCCAGCTCAATTCCAAGTGGGAGGACGACAATTTGCAAAGACTGGGAAAGCTCTCTGACTTTGAGATCGGAATGTACGCCCTACTGGCAGTCTTCTGTCTGGGCATCACAGTCTTCTTTGTAAATTGCATTATGTTTGTGCTACGGTATCACAGAAAGGGCCCTTTTGAGGTCAAAGAGCAGCCAATGGGACAAGGAAACCTCAAAAGTCCCCACAACTGGGTCTGGATGGGTACAGACTGGGAAGAGCTGGGTCGCCAGGCAGATCTGGCGGACCTCGCCAATCAGAAGAAAGGCAAGTCCCCGATCAAGTCCGAAGTAAtcaaggaagaggaggaggatggcGGCCTTCACATTGTGCCAAGCCTCTTAAACACGGAGAAACATCTTTGTGGCGACGCTGAGGAGTACTCTGCTGTGACGGCAAGTCTTCTAGGCCTAAAGGCCACCGATGAGAGTGCCACAGAGGAGGAAACGAGGGCTGACCACGTTTGCGAGGGTGTAACGCACAGCCACTTCCCTCCGTTCACTGAAAACTCCAAGCGCCAGGCGGGGTCCATCTTGGTAGCCTCAGAAGAGGATATTCGATGGCTGTGCCAAGACATGGGCATCAGTCAGCAGGCAGAGCTGGAAAACTACATGGCCAAAATAAAGCTGAGCTCTGAGAAGCTTGGCTAG